From a single Miscanthus floridulus cultivar M001 chromosome 8, ASM1932011v1, whole genome shotgun sequence genomic region:
- the LOC136474289 gene encoding photosynthetic NDH subunit of lumenal location 3, chloroplastic-like codes for MDQGMELRGCVCRIKSSALELLSMEEDLTTDLDDDLWDLVRRDLQLKATFLYIDLNRVIACNQCEERREEITLLANDFFYFMDELGDAVANRSVSVVKLCYGDAAQALREVVAAVAPPAAA; via the exons ATGGATCAGGGGATGGAGCTGAGGGGATGCGTTTGTCGGATCAAGAGCTCGGCACTTGAGCTTCTGTCCATGGAGGAGGATCTGACGACTGATCTGGATGATGACCTGTGGGATTTGGTCAGGAGGGATCTCCAGCTAAAGGCCACCTTCCTGTACATTGACCTGAATCGTGTGATTGCCTGCAACCAGTGCGAGGAGCGCAGGGAGGAGATCACCCTTCTCGCCAatgatttcttctacttcatGGATGAG CTGGGTGATGCTGTGGCGAACCGGAGCGTCTCCGTCGTGAAGCTGTGCTACGGCGACGCGGCTCAGGCGCTCCGTGAGGTAGTCGCCGCCGTTGCGCCGCCGGCAGCAGCCTGA